The genomic interval CCATGATCGATTTAGGCGCCACCGAGTGCATTCCGTGCAAAATGATGGCGCCCATGATCGAGGAATTGAGAAGAGAGTACGCCGGTAAGGCGGATATCCTATTCATCGATGTATGGAAGAATCCGGGCGAAGCCAGGAAATACGGGATACGGGCGATTCCGACGCAAATTTTCTTCACCGCCAATGGTAAGGAAGTGCATCGCAACGTCGGTTTCATGGACAAGGAACGGATTGTTCGCATGTTATCCACGCTGGGTGTTTCCTGACGCAGCCGCCGGGGCGTCCATCGAAAGGAAT from Deltaproteobacteria bacterium carries:
- a CDS encoding thioredoxin fold domain-containing protein produces the protein MKPKLKWVLIAAGLLLLFLGSYSRIPTQLISSLTGNGSDPQSAVAPTMGRVTMIDLGATECIPCKMMAPMIEELRREYAGKADILFIDVWKNPGEARKYGIRAIPTQIFFTANGKEVHRNVGFMDKERIVRMLSTLGVS